One segment of Chloroflexota bacterium DNA contains the following:
- the hisS gene encoding histidine--tRNA ligase, which produces MKTKIPTVKGARDFYPEQMALRNWLYANMKAVSQKYGYQEYDGPFLETLELYAAKSGEELVKEQAFVFNDRGGEQITLRPELTPSLARMVASRAGQLPRPIRWWSFGPMWRYERPQKGRSREFFQWNIDLLGSDSIEADAEIAAIGAEFFRLVGLTPAEVKIQINNRKLMAEQIAALGIGDIKPALRLIDRIDKLSPQAWAEYGVAQGLTAEQTSGVRALLADKDLWRKSDELVRFFAILETMGVGEYFEYEPGVVRGLDYYTRTVMEARDRDGEFRAILGGGRYDNLVADVGGDRISGVGFALGDMVIGLVAAKYNKVPAFAKSPASALVTVFGADSLNDSLSVARDLRAAGLAVELFPEPVKLDKQLKYADSQGIRVAVIVGPDEAAAGQVTVKNLAARTQVTVKQTEAATTIRQILEGQSGS; this is translated from the coding sequence ATGAAAACTAAAATCCCAACCGTCAAAGGCGCACGCGATTTTTACCCGGAGCAGATGGCGCTCCGCAACTGGCTGTATGCCAACATGAAGGCCGTCTCGCAAAAGTATGGCTACCAGGAATACGACGGGCCGTTTCTGGAAACGCTGGAGCTTTACGCCGCCAAGAGTGGCGAAGAGTTGGTCAAAGAGCAGGCCTTCGTCTTCAACGATCGGGGGGGCGAGCAGATCACGCTCCGGCCCGAACTGACGCCTTCGCTGGCGCGCATGGTGGCAAGCCGGGCCGGGCAGTTGCCGCGCCCGATTCGCTGGTGGAGCTTTGGCCCGATGTGGCGCTACGAGCGCCCGCAAAAGGGCCGCTCGCGCGAATTCTTCCAGTGGAACATTGACCTGCTGGGCAGTGACTCGATAGAGGCCGATGCCGAGATCGCCGCCATCGGTGCTGAATTCTTTCGGCTCGTCGGCCTCACGCCGGCCGAAGTCAAAATCCAGATCAACAACCGCAAGCTGATGGCCGAGCAGATCGCCGCCCTGGGCATTGGCGACATCAAGCCCGCCTTGCGCCTGATTGACCGCATTGACAAACTCTCGCCGCAAGCCTGGGCCGAGTACGGCGTTGCCCAGGGGTTGACGGCTGAACAAACATCAGGCGTTCGCGCCCTGCTGGCCGACAAAGACTTGTGGCGCAAGTCCGACGAGTTGGTGAGGTTCTTTGCCATCCTTGAAACGATGGGTGTGGGCGAGTATTTCGAGTATGAGCCGGGCGTGGTGCGCGGCCTCGACTACTACACCCGAACGGTGATGGAAGCCCGCGACCGCGACGGCGAGTTTCGGGCCATCCTCGGCGGCGGGCGCTACGACAACCTGGTGGCCGACGTGGGCGGCGACCGAATTTCGGGTGTGGGCTTTGCCCTGGGCGACATGGTGATCGGCCTGGTGGCGGCCAAATACAATAAAGTCCCCGCCTTTGCCAAGTCACCGGCCTCGGCTCTGGTGACAGTTTTTGGGGCCGACAGCCTGAATGATTCCCTGAGTGTCGCCCGCGACCTTCGGGCCGCCGGTTTGGCCGTCGAGCTGTTCCCCGAGCCGGTTAAACTGGACAAGCAGCTAAAATACGCCGATTCTCAGGGCATCCGGGTGGCCGTCATTGTGGGGCCGGACGAGGCGGCGGCAGGCCAGGTGACGGTGAAAAACCTGGCCGCCCGGACGCAGGTGACGGTTAAACAAACAGAGGCGGCGACAACCATCCGCCAAATTCTTGAAGGGCAATCGGGTTCGTGA
- a CDS encoding glycosyltransferase, giving the protein MRIAMLSVHTCPLATLGGKDTGGMNVYVRDLSRELGRRGIGVDVFTRSQDEHQPHVKHDLGNGNRVVHIPAGPERPMAKTDIYRYLPEFVGGVREFAALEGLHYDLIHSHYWLSGVVAHELRKFWNVPFVHMAHTLGVMKNRIAQRPEDRESDLRLEMEEEIVHWADRLIAATEAEKAQMQMLMQANTRKVEIIPPGVDLTMFHPLSMAEAKSRIGVPPSDTMLLFVGRIEPLKGVDTLFRAMKLLRDRGAMPSHLCLSIIGGDASEDTAHDNDEMERLRALRHELGIGDVVAFLGKRDQDSLNDYYASAQAVIMPSHYESFGMVALEAMACGTPVIASEVGGLAFLVRDEETGFHVPDRDPEALCDRLQWIIHDPTLRGRLGARAAEYAKEYTWPLIAERIVKVYESVSNRQGDKETR; this is encoded by the coding sequence ATGCGAATAGCCATGCTTTCCGTTCACACCTGTCCGCTGGCAACGCTCGGCGGCAAAGACACCGGCGGCATGAACGTCTACGTCCGCGACCTGAGCCGTGAGTTGGGGCGGCGCGGCATTGGGGTGGATGTGTTCACCCGCTCGCAGGACGAGCACCAGCCGCACGTCAAGCACGACTTGGGCAACGGCAACCGGGTGGTGCATATCCCGGCCGGGCCGGAGCGCCCGATGGCCAAGACCGACATCTATCGCTACCTGCCTGAGTTTGTGGGCGGGGTGCGCGAGTTTGCGGCGCTGGAAGGCCTGCATTACGACCTGATTCACTCGCACTACTGGCTCTCGGGGGTGGTGGCCCACGAGCTTCGCAAGTTCTGGAACGTGCCTTTCGTTCACATGGCCCACACTCTGGGCGTGATGAAAAACCGGATCGCCCAGCGGCCCGAGGATCGCGAATCCGATCTGCGTCTGGAGATGGAAGAAGAGATCGTCCACTGGGCCGACCGCCTCATTGCCGCCACCGAGGCCGAGAAGGCGCAAATGCAAATGCTCATGCAGGCCAACACCCGCAAGGTGGAAATCATCCCGCCGGGGGTTGACCTGACCATGTTCCACCCCCTTTCAATGGCCGAAGCCAAGTCTCGCATCGGCGTGCCGCCCTCCGACACCATGTTGTTGTTCGTGGGCCGCATTGAGCCGCTCAAAGGCGTGGACACGCTCTTTCGGGCGATGAAGTTGTTGCGCGATCGCGGAGCCATGCCGTCGCATCTCTGCCTCTCTATCATCGGCGGCGACGCCTCAGAGGACACGGCTCACGACAACGACGAAATGGAACGACTAAGAGCTTTGCGGCACGAACTTGGAATCGGCGATGTGGTGGCGTTCCTGGGCAAGCGCGATCAAGACTCGCTGAACGATTACTACGCTTCAGCGCAGGCAGTTATTATGCCTTCACACTACGAGTCATTTGGCATGGTGGCGCTGGAGGCCATGGCCTGCGGCACGCCGGTGATTGCCTCCGAGGTGGGCGGGCTGGCGTTTCTGGTGCGGGACGAAGAGACCGGCTTCCACGTGCCCGACCGCGACCCCGAAGCCCTGTGCGACCGCTTGCAATGGATCATCCACGACCCGACTCTGCGTGGCCGGCTTGGGGCCAGGGCCGCCGAGTATGCCAAAGAATATACCTGGCCGTTGATTGCGGAGCGGATTGTCAAAGTTTACGAGTCGGTCAGCAATAGACAGGGAGACAAGGAGACAAGGTGA
- a CDS encoding S9 family peptidase, which yields MPTKSAVKNAVKRPLTAEDLYTLQLVEDPQISPSGSHVAFVKVTTDKLQNKYKRNIWLADLTGKAPRVRQFTSGDKLDHSPRWSPDGQTLAFVSARNDAPRAQIYLIGLSGGEARPITSMPNGAANPVWSPDGKRLAFLSRLNAEERANEDSGKEEPPPQTDLEAKHRKEIREDKEKKKADPRAITRFPFRTGTEFFDDRFSHIYVMDAPAEGETAKPRRLSDGDMNFNEIEWSPDGKSIYSIQSRDPDYDPWHQQDVVRFSSTGKRKSFVWVTKTDRDYFNIKASPDGKWLATLRHPRTGSYGQSVHLAILPAKGGPARDLTLKLDRQVEAIHWSSDSKSLYLQAGDHGNVEIYRVTISGGDPVKVIGERRMVTGFTVSESETVAFVASSPERPADVYVRRNRKEERLTDFNKKLLDEVHVAQAEDVSFTAHDGRPIQGWVLKPIGFKKGKKYPLAVNMHGGPHVMWGPAMPSMWLEWQLHAARGYAVFYCNPRGSDGYGSEFSSIITGDWGSDVMRDILTGVETVAALGFVDSKRMALTGGSYAGYMTAWIVSHDNRFACAWSQRGLYNVISMYGVSDIPWFTEREFDVTMPYDALDKCWGQSPLAYVRNIKTPLAIEHQENDYRCPVSEAEQLYTALKRLKREVVFYRYPREGHEMSRSGEPQHRVDRLNRMVGWFDRYCKKKRTVD from the coding sequence TGCAACTGGTCGAAGACCCCCAAATCAGCCCGAGCGGAAGTCATGTCGCCTTCGTCAAAGTGACGACCGACAAGCTACAGAACAAGTACAAGCGCAATATTTGGCTGGCCGACCTGACCGGCAAAGCGCCGCGCGTCCGCCAATTCACTTCTGGCGACAAGCTCGACCACTCGCCGCGCTGGAGTCCCGACGGCCAAACGCTGGCCTTTGTCTCAGCGCGAAATGACGCGCCTCGCGCGCAAATTTACCTCATCGGCCTGAGCGGCGGTGAAGCCCGGCCCATCACCTCAATGCCAAACGGGGCCGCCAATCCGGTTTGGAGTCCCGACGGCAAACGTCTCGCCTTCCTCTCGCGCCTCAATGCCGAAGAGCGGGCTAACGAGGACAGCGGCAAAGAAGAGCCGCCGCCGCAAACCGATTTGGAAGCAAAGCATCGAAAAGAAATCAGGGAAGACAAAGAGAAGAAGAAAGCCGATCCGCGCGCGATCACTCGTTTTCCATTTCGCACCGGCACCGAGTTTTTCGACGATCGCTTCTCGCACATTTACGTGATGGACGCGCCCGCCGAGGGCGAGACGGCCAAGCCTCGCCGCCTCAGCGACGGCGATATGAACTTCAACGAGATCGAATGGTCGCCTGACGGCAAATCCATTTACTCGATTCAATCTCGTGACCCGGATTACGATCCCTGGCATCAACAAGATGTCGTTCGCTTCAGCTCCACCGGCAAACGCAAATCGTTCGTCTGGGTGACGAAGACCGATCGCGATTACTTCAACATCAAGGCTTCGCCGGACGGCAAGTGGCTGGCGACTCTGCGGCATCCGCGAACCGGCTCGTACGGCCAGTCGGTGCATCTGGCGATTTTGCCCGCCAAAGGTGGCCCGGCTCGCGACCTCACGTTGAAGTTGGATCGGCAGGTGGAGGCCATTCACTGGTCGTCGGATTCGAAATCGTTGTACTTGCAGGCAGGCGATCATGGGAATGTGGAAATCTACCGGGTGACGATCAGCGGCGGCGACCCCGTGAAAGTGATCGGCGAGCGGCGGATGGTGACCGGGTTCACCGTCTCTGAGTCTGAAACCGTCGCCTTCGTCGCCTCTTCGCCTGAGCGGCCAGCAGACGTTTACGTCCGGCGAAATCGAAAAGAAGAACGCCTCACCGACTTCAACAAGAAATTGCTCGACGAGGTTCACGTCGCCCAAGCCGAAGACGTGAGCTTCACCGCGCACGACGGGCGGCCCATTCAAGGCTGGGTGCTGAAGCCGATAGGTTTCAAGAAAGGCAAGAAGTATCCGCTGGCGGTGAACATGCACGGCGGGCCGCACGTGATGTGGGGGCCGGCCATGCCCAGCATGTGGCTGGAGTGGCAACTGCACGCGGCGCGTGGTTACGCCGTGTTCTACTGCAACCCGCGCGGCTCGGACGGCTACGGCTCCGAGTTCTCGTCCATCATCACCGGCGACTGGGGGAGCGACGTGATGCGCGACATTTTGACGGGCGTGGAGACGGTGGCGGCGCTGGGCTTCGTGGACTCGAAGCGCATGGCCCTGACCGGCGGCAGTTATGCCGGCTACATGACGGCCTGGATTGTGAGCCACGACAATCGCTTTGCCTGCGCCTGGTCGCAACGCGGATTGTATAACGTGATCTCGATGTACGGCGTATCGGACATTCCGTGGTTCACAGAGCGCGAGTTCGATGTGACCATGCCTTACGATGCGCTGGATAAGTGCTGGGGCCAGTCACCGCTGGCTTACGTGAGAAATATCAAGACGCCGCTGGCGATTGAACATCAGGAGAATGATTACCGTTGCCCTGTCTCTGAAGCCGAGCAACTTTATACTGCCCTCAAGCGGCTCAAGCGTGAAGTCGTGTTCTACCGCTACCCGCGTGAGGGCCACGAGATGAGCCGCAGTGGCGAGCCGCAGCACCGGGTGGACCGGTTGAACCGGATGGTGGGGTGGTTTGATCGATATTGCAAGAAGAAAAGAACAGTGGATTAA
- a CDS encoding PKD domain-containing protein has translation MIGDYTLTIKGTGSGDYTLVGLLSDSIATVPVFFEQSAVQLGDVLTVTLTVPNASSEVAYPPDVQAGPDETANVGESAAFAGSVTDINPSDTHTYQWNFGDGATAQGTLIPVHAYTLPGAYTVVLTVTDSSGFVVSDSLQVVVTQTSTPTFTPTSTATATPTSTATATPTATATRTPTATNTTTGGTTININFQPASAPVPAGYLVDSGAVYGNRGNGYTYGWNLDNSANTRDRNSASSPDQRYDTLIHTQSGGTFTWEIGVPNGTYIVHLVAGDPNYYNSVYKINVENVLVVNGTPTTSIRWIEGTAQVTVADGKLTVSNATGSSNNKIDFIEITSGSGSTPMNTYTATATPTATATSTATRTPTATATRTATSTSAATATATQTPTPTISGNFPSTGVLDNFNRANGSIGSNWSGNTGSYAINANYLNVTSNGYIFWNPTSFGANQEAYITLSNFYSSGVEHDLLLKSQSSTTFTAGVIEVWYDAAGHRVQVWTYTSAQGWVQRGADIPVTFVNSDRLGARAKADGTVEVYRNGTLLATRDVTGWPYYANGGYVGLWFISVNNSTVIDDFGGGTIAP, from the coding sequence ATGATTGGTGACTATACCCTGACTATCAAAGGCACTGGTTCTGGCGATTACACTTTGGTAGGGTTGTTGTCCGACTCAATAGCGACTGTCCCAGTGTTTTTTGAGCAGAGCGCAGTTCAATTAGGTGATGTGCTAACAGTGACGTTGACCGTCCCGAATGCCAGCAGTGAAGTAGCTTATCCACCTGATGTTCAGGCCGGACCAGACGAAACTGCAAATGTAGGCGAGTCGGCGGCTTTTGCTGGAAGCGTAACAGACATTAATCCAAGCGACACACACACCTATCAGTGGAACTTCGGCGATGGAGCAACCGCCCAAGGCACACTCATTCCAGTCCACGCTTATACGCTTCCCGGCGCCTACACTGTCGTGTTGACAGTTACGGACAGCAGTGGTTTTGTGGTCAGTGATTCGTTGCAAGTCGTCGTCACTCAAACGTCAACGCCTACCTTTACACCTACATCGACGGCCACTGCTACGCCAACCTCTACCGCTACGGCGACACCAACTGCTACCGCAACACGCACCCCAACCGCCACCAACACAACCACAGGTGGAACCACTATCAACATCAACTTCCAACCCGCCTCCGCCCCTGTACCTGCCGGCTACCTCGTTGACAGCGGCGCAGTCTACGGCAATCGCGGCAATGGCTACACTTACGGCTGGAATTTGGATAACAGCGCCAACACCCGCGACCGTAACTCGGCCAGTTCGCCCGACCAGCGGTACGACACGCTCATTCATACTCAAAGCGGCGGGACGTTTACTTGGGAGATTGGAGTGCCGAACGGGACTTACATCGTCCACTTGGTGGCCGGGGACCCCAACTATTACAACAGCGTTTACAAGATTAACGTAGAAAACGTGCTGGTGGTGAACGGCACGCCTACCACCTCAATACGATGGATAGAAGGCACAGCGCAGGTGACGGTAGCCGATGGCAAGTTGACGGTGAGCAACGCGACCGGGTCGAGCAACAACAAGATTGACTTCATCGAAATTACCTCTGGCAGCGGGTCTACGCCGATGAATACTTACACTGCAACCGCCACGCCAACCGCTACTGCGACGTCAACGGCAACGCGCACACCGACTGCTACTGCGACAAGGACGGCAACGAGCACATCAGCCGCAACTGCGACAGCGACGCAGACACCAACCCCAACTATATCCGGCAACTTCCCCTCAACCGGCGTGCTGGATAACTTCAACCGGGCCAATGGCTCGATTGGCAGTAACTGGTCTGGCAACACCGGGAGTTATGCCATCAACGCCAACTATCTCAACGTCACTTCCAACGGCTACATCTTCTGGAACCCAACTTCGTTCGGCGCGAACCAGGAAGCCTATATTACCCTGAGCAATTTCTATTCAAGCGGGGTGGAGCACGACCTCCTGCTCAAGTCGCAATCGAGCACGACATTCACGGCGGGGGTGATTGAGGTGTGGTACGATGCAGCGGGCCATCGGGTGCAGGTGTGGACTTACACGAGCGCCCAGGGCTGGGTACAACGCGGGGCGGATATTCCGGTGACGTTCGTCAATAGCGACCGGCTTGGAGCCAGAGCCAAGGCGGATGGCACGGTGGAAGTCTACCGTAACGGCACACTGCTGGCGACGCGCGATGTGACTGGCTGGCCTTACTATGCCAACGGCGGTTATGTTGGCCTGTGGTTCATCAGTGTAAACAATTCTACGGTCATAGATGACTTTGGCGGTGGAACGATAGCGCCCTGA
- a CDS encoding nucleotidyl transferase AbiEii/AbiGii toxin family protein — protein sequence MASLNPVHWETITSQMREILQFVGQRPFARRFYLAGGTALALRLGHRRSVDFDFFSASDEVTRTTRQEILQALTPLAPQALEDADGNLLLRVQDVHVGFFGYGYSLLTPTDDVEGVQVASIVDVGLMKLDALCPRFRVDGGRKFGFVRECRS from the coding sequence ATGGCCTCACTAAACCCGGTTCACTGGGAAACCATTACCTCTCAAATGCGAGAGATATTGCAATTTGTTGGGCAACGTCCCTTTGCTCGGCGCTTTTATTTGGCGGGCGGAACAGCCCTGGCCTTGAGGTTGGGGCATCGGCGTTCAGTAGATTTCGATTTTTTCTCTGCCTCTGATGAAGTGACCCGTACAACACGGCAGGAGATTTTGCAGGCGCTCACGCCGCTGGCCCCTCAAGCTTTGGAAGATGCAGACGGCAATCTGTTATTACGAGTGCAGGATGTTCACGTGGGGTTCTTCGGCTATGGCTACTCGCTTCTTACACCCACTGATGATGTGGAAGGTGTGCAGGTAGCTTCGATTGTTGATGTGGGATTAATGAAGTTGGATGCCCTATGCCCGCGATTTCGAGTTGATGGCGGTAGAAAGTTTGGTTTTGTTCGAGAATGCCGATCGTGA